The Diorhabda sublineata isolate icDioSubl1.1 chromosome 6, icDioSubl1.1, whole genome shotgun sequence genome includes a window with the following:
- the LOC130445776 gene encoding uncharacterized protein LOC130445776: protein MILLRFIYLWATILEITFCLSPSTLLSLANLQHQKAKALATALTWKLKNRYNKLPKSIHGNRFIRDTRYEYTPHAYYVHNLVPQSYDYKNLDINRPQYLKPQSHSYTPHWKGLFPYQLKYKSAQPDEYSKDFIVGEPYNEDFVLSSDIKDEKFDDEDVLGTFNILPLSYEKYEEPLYQNPDEFDPKQPEDRNKVVDFIKSTAKTTEMILHMLNPINYHLNDPVNEDTNYPTEGYNHDKEDVEPYMNYKPANLPHIFKVDKNLEDYLETQQKSLKKLEDDFKRHIYSEINEKSEYKDEKLEDYLKNHQKILEKFQEDLKKKLTPKNEKHQYDLLPTVYPIYTVHDSYTEILPPTPIKQDVLPTVHKLYTNNEGFGELYKNEQQKYENDVHETLKPYNLNQSIPEPTKPNILPRDYPESQYIMDSNTPNEGVISPYSKDPNFPYTIRNLYDDINKKNIPTPEEDFETPGPIPTNNLFDQIDESVQNLEHLVYNDQQQDKSSPQMVSDELKQLREAVTNNSYSDLKAQKEINLLKQTEKIRNFIENHDEVLGDVYQPSKEQYFFQKSPVDGTVQRSMISNEANPIVSYIFKLPFNNEFDRRSVRHVKNGTETYINDMKNILSFLQDIVSHDEHLLIMNYLENVIVDNIQEGEEKQEANHTRIKRHVPIKTLLLDPRVNVDVPKFMDNIGTFTKTLFDHKDTPLYHVRNFVGSMKDAALATMKIPNQNIIVPTEYNIVDNPNKEETILGNSYPNLSSRFGNEDEEIPNWPQELVQNTFQNVGQVVRNVVKSGQEAVQHVGEMTNHAKKVIMTSKQAPDILLQTVTPIPLATDKKKFMLNSRFGGDTVLAQPEQQPQVEFIKMGHLLDAVGVSNPDIQSKSFSPRTNFRHVEYAKKLRENLEKIVPNSNIAKDISPSTNKVVDTMKNFRNDIEKLTKKNVFQKTNDSEENVGISINNILSQSDDEMKKISNDLPLVNKKITKEEYIQNVKNKLEDFISTSNTIKNSIYPRARKEDHMENIKNRIDNIIPKSIKSLSAKNDKGKNNQLQKAWKDFQDMINTVNPVNNVQKIVQPLGKYIKNGRSSLISDKNNKILDNLHDYISQTKNKLTDLNERTPLGITKMKCSKRNKREVAESEETWDANKNEELLGSSFISPRLTLPYLIPSLVQPNQLFGRAAVENQLLPDLKIDKQNVLQNLNQLIPVSAPKILASSLDIQHLIGSILGAPHILGQPQNNGIGALSKEELEYNDDTNSEENVATSLKMIPALTTPFMGKISDKDKNKFYEQYEPPKKYYLVDNPQLFEKYEPSFICSCQKNDDYLYDNDSI from the exons ATTCTTTTGAGATTCATATATCTATGGGCGACTATATTAGAAATCACGTTCTGTTTGTCACCGAGTACATTACTAAGTTTAGCCAATCTTCAACATCAAAAAGCAAAAGCTCTCGCAACAGCATTAAcatggaaattgaaaaatcgttaTAATAAATTACCGAAAAGTATTCATGGTAATCGTTTCATTAGAGATACAAG ATATGAATATACTCCACATGCTTATTATGTACATAATTTAGTTCCGCAAAGTTACGActataaaaatttagatataaatagACCGCAATATTTGAAACCACAATCTCATAGTTATACGCCCCACTGGAAAGGACTTTTTCCCTAccaattgaaatataaatcagCGCAACCAGATGAATACTCAAAAGATTTTATTGTCGGAGAACCCTATAATGAAGACTTTGTATTGAGTTCGGATATCAAAGACGAAAAATTTGATGACGAAGATGTG TTGGGTACTTTCAATATATTACCATTATCATACGAAAAATATGAGGAACCTCTATATCAAAATCCTGATGAGTTCGATCCTAAACAACCTGAAGATAGAAACAAGGTTGttgattttatcaaatctaCTGCTAAAACTACAGAAATGATTTTACATATGTTAAATCCCATTAATTATCACTTAAATGATCCTGTAAATGAAGATACTAATTATCCAACGGAAGGCTACAATCATGATAAG gAGGATGTTGAGCCATATATGAATTACAAACCAGCTAATTTACCTCATATTTTCAAGGTGGACAAAAACCTTGAAGATTATTTAGAGACTCAGCAAAAATCACTGAAAAAGTTAGAGGATGACTTTAAACGTCATATATATTCTGAGATTAATGAAAAATCAGAG TACAAAGATGAAAAACTTGAAGATTACTTGAagaatcatcaaaaaatattagaaaaattccaGGAAGATTTGAAGAAGAAGTTGACacctaaaaatgaaaaacatcaatACGACTTACTTCCTACGGTATATCCAATTTACACTGTACACGATAGCTATACGGAGATTTTACCACCAACACCAATCAAACAAGATGTTCTTCCAACTGTCCATAAATTATACACTAATAATGAAGGTTTCGGTGAATTGTATAAAAACGAACAACAAAAGTATGAAAATGATGTCCATGAAACCTTGAAACCGTATAATCTTAATCAAAGTATACCAGAGCCTACCAAGCCAAATATTTTGCCTCGTGACTATCCAGAATCACAATACATAATGGATTCTAATACACCTAACGAAGGTGTCATATCTCCTTATTCAAAAGATCCAAATTTtccttatacaattcgaaaccTATAcgatgatataaataaaaaaaatatccctACTCCAGAAGAAGATTTCGAAACGCCAGGACCAATTCCTACAAATAACTTATTCGATCAAATAGATGAAAGCGTACAAAATCTTGAACACCTAGTATACAATGATCAGCAACAAGATAAATCATCTCCTCAGATGGTTTCTGATGAGCTAAAACAATTAAGAGAAGCAGTAACAAATAATTCCTATTCCGATTTAAAAgcacaaaaagaaataaatctaCTGAAACAAACTGAGAAAATAAGGAATTTCATCGAGAATCATGATGAGGTACTAGGTGATGTGTATCAACCCTCCaaagaacaatattttttccaaaaatcaccTGTTGATGGAACAGTTCAAAG GTCGATGATATCAAATGAAGCCAACCCCATAGTAAGTTATATCTTTAAATTGCCATTTAATAACGAATTCGATAGAAGATCTGTGAGACACGTGAAAAATGGAACTGAAACATATAtaaatgatatgaaaaatatattgagctTCTTACAAGACATTGTATCTCATGATGAACACTTGCTAATTATGAATTATCTGGAGAATGTTATAGTTGACAATATTCAAGAAGGAGAAGAAAAACAGGAAGCGAATCATACAAGGATTAAGCGCCACGTACCGATTAAAAC TTTGTTGTTGGATCCAAGAGTAAATGTAGATGTGCCAAAATTCATGGACAATATAGGAACATTTACTAAAACACTTTTCGATCACAAAGATACACCTTTGTACCATGTCCGCAACTTTGTTGGTTCAATGAAAGATGCAGCACTTGCCACGATGAAAATACCAAATCAAAATATCATTGTACCAACAGAATATAATATCGTCGATAATCCGAATAAAGAAGAAACAATATTAGGAAACTCTTATCCTAATTTGTCATCCAGATTTGGCAATGAGGATGAAGAGATTCCAAATTGGCCTCAAGAACTAGTCCAAAATACCTTTCaaaat gTTGGACAGGTCGTTCGAAACGTAGTTAAATCGGGACAAGAAGCTGTTCAGCATGTAGGGGAAATGACAAATCATGCGAAAAAAGTTATCATGACATCAAAACAGGCTCCCGATATTCTCTTACAAACAGTGACACCGATTCCGTTGGCAACagataagaaaaaattcatgTTGAATTCAAGATTCGGAGGCGACACCGTACTTGCACAACCCGAac AACAACCACAAgtggaatttataaaaatgggaCATCTCCTTGACGCTGTAGGCGTATCTAATCCAGATATACAAAGTAAATCATTCTCACCACGCACAAACTTTAGACATGTAGAATATGCTAAAAAACTCCGTgaaaatctggaaaaaattGTGCCAAATTCAAATATCGCTAAAGACATATCTCCTAGCACTAATAAAGTTGTTGATACCATGAAGAACTTTAGAAACGATATTgagaaattaactaaaaaaaatgttttccaaaaaaCCAACGATTCCGAGGAAAATGTGGgaatatcaattaataatattctcAGCCAATCTgatgatgaaatgaaaaaaataagtaatgaTCTTCCtctagttaataaaaaaataacaaaggaagaatatatccaaaatgtgaaaaataaactgGAGGATTTCATTAGTACTTCAAATACCATTAAAAACAGCATCTACCCAAGAGCGCGCAAAGAAGATCATATGGAAAATATCAAGAACCGAATCGACAATATCATTCCTAAATCAATTAAATCCCTATCTGCCAAAAATGATAAAGGGAAAAATAATCAGCTTCAAAAAGCTTGGAAGGACTTCCAAGATATGATAAACACAGTTAATCCTGTAAATAAcgttcaaaaaattgttcagcCACTAggtaaatacataaaaaatggtAGGAGCAGCTTGAttagtgataaaaataataaaattcttgatAATCTTCACGACTATATATCacagacaaaaaataaattgacagATTTGAACGAACGCACACCATTGGgtattacaaaaatgaaatgtaGCAAACGAAATAAAAGAGAAGtcgctg AGTCAGAAGAAACATGGGACGCGAATAAAAATGAAGAGCTATTAGGCTCTAGTTTTATAAGTCCAAGATTGACATTACCATACTTGATACCTAGTTTAGTTCAACCCAATCAACTTTTTGGTAGAGCTGCGGTTGAAAATCAACTATTACCAgatttaaaaattgacaaaCAAAACGTCCTACAGAATCTGAATCAATTAATTCCAGTTTCTGCGCCAAAAATTTTGGCTTCAAGTTTAGACATTCAGCATTTAATAG GTTCTATTTTGGGTGCACCGCATATACTGGGACAACCACAAAATAATGGAATCGGGGCTTTATCTAAAGAAGAATTGGAATACAACGATGATACTAACAGCGAAGAAAATGTGGCCACATCTTTAAAGATGATACCTGCTCTGACTACTCCATTCATGGGAAAAATTTCggataaagacaaaaataagtTTTACGAGCAATATGAACcgccaaaaaaatattatttagtcGACAATCCGCAATTGTTTGAGAAGTACGAACCATCATTTATATGTTCTTgccaaaaaaatgatgattatttGTATGATAACGatagtatataa
- the LOC130445775 gene encoding centrosome-associated protein 350-like has translation MSDETGIVKKIIETKKQTEELKTQLQNLIDEGKNLFRPSQSTSNLLISKNEEPLKSPNKVQIMKSYENKHSQQKSDPNIPRKTENTDVPKKSRSYDVKEARKYIKKQKEKRLEQSKVNNESKINAELQKQKLQELHKKSMLLLAQNVRAKRERSNTRDKNTYVRPQDTTTTQNIGRSKSMDRISSTGPGKSKNPNLLYPPSPTFKNKSLDPNVKATAVEKGQPEKFVILARNFTRGATKREATINQSASITFRQKIDLDKNTNETHNDMENIQESNNDNQDVIFKPNDSPKIKKLHHLTTQNLFNKEFEESDNQILSSVKPCGDSIKNILEYKSPLSNISNITIRPQNANLVEKANETCTPKQTLREDNSVNKKAEGIAKHSKEIQTEIIHSECPKWLKEQPPQAYPFNFINTVTRKLQVANSQKLKTDIGIQNSLMSPTQAEKKEIPPSDNKVDSNCKKDLKSFITHTCLNLDPAAIEHLELIPKKTYDIQKISTHITETESESDTSKNIPEISSESGTSLKKNKESVRKALTINTDKIDNMKLISHRSASLIPTQSSNNNQKYDNKSSYASDFNTDIETESSLDRSRRSIISFNRSGYNKVIIPQPEQPSVVPSPRSQTSRSKNASTINTDDLSKSIRSNRNESESRFGEVKEVGEHLSIPTTEHSNVDDEVKNNENQIITSSKNSAADTEIRMSSSISTNLSRSINKNINSRRGSSSLKEENETNVVPLSEPKISLTKDADRIKSNCTDRSSQMVRNLSVRSSKVSTKTDAKDANQIHLKFEAEIHLLNDFNESLRRFSALEQALETLKTNNTITSKNLRNGNVETSSKAPTKSNEKVRSKENQSQMSQINFSRGSFINTSIGEDLDVLANSSLDKDTSLLSTGLEVSNLNSIDPSMSVNSLDHLSNFENLQNVNCAGLSLNMFEQLIKDEDARLENLKTILKIREQALLDRTKGELAWLEIQRKHFKETGKLHEASVIKKKQRAILVNHQKEKHEMQRLKQMQKAASIERKIVLKGHRNLIRQQLSTDNMLTKMKVHVPKERRSSGPLKVLQSHTESIRSETSITKRSSSDREKDVLSITSTTHHSIISEVSEIDVPSKEVPSLERQNCIKRTLLMREEALRKRRKAAEELLQWHKKLLEEEKRITILESAASAIISQKPNTAAASEKFNFKGKQLNQLWFNLTGSEGKKFVDDKIYPMSQLALERFCKSAREYSLKTKTLLKKSSENDMSVSENIPTQKTSSDNDYVSDFEVESSPIIEEPDVVDQSIDILINNFNQIQDDISTLNISRTRKSDESRSDEIVSEAEISVIETNTLLSNKQKAILGLIEDDKETIDEKFSEELNTSIKENSTKMKTDSSLEESVKTGIPELEMNGEEPIKRKDTPNFNDNNKESIDEISEELMTSVNENSEKIITDIPELEPIKNETKKQKVTQGFDENHSSIHDNSEELNTSIKENSEKIRTHSILEESSKTHVPELELNEKEPKKRKVTPSFNENNKESINENSEEMKTSVKEISEKLRTDSILEESLKTDIPQLELESVLADSCEKSKISPKNIELIIKDISVTFNEKINETKFEKTDVSNTNISRKINDISIPHKTFIDNELTKDDLLVQKNIEDDIAVEEPHINTVPTETKESLNESQEILSILGETEVKTGSDEQIVEDQTKNNLTETEEILSKLSHIVTVEDTSRKEREKSKEEPVLNTEDETELTGSPLKSEDLTNSSKTDQDMLSESLIRLYVISGRDQWDKDDNEVLQDVSGLEQIITNGLDESKFLLQVKDLNQEEESGKIEETNVVNTKWQEGDDELKSDEENEESKLIESDKSNESFIINDDVIQKQDDSEESEKSSKVPEEIETGEDYSITEEVSSAKTSSKPISNLSYGIIEKSRVEYTNDDTDVNTDKEDGCQEEKEHDSLSSNVEESFSDLSEQVSMAHGDIDKNKTLLEEKIDHSLINKSNSEVTVDVKKRVSEILSDTNASRGDKSPRLQDIYVTTYDLISPTNSPERAPSSPIEEHKLVTSIFNSEAEELLRKQLAVEQEIKAITEQQKEQLPLMYIREIPNKPPPPYIPPSPISIITTPTIIPTAEEIEEITLYSAKILHKAYLSNNLTNVSISNNTLSLISKNISKDCYKFVFNLCKEIAQDHYKQFEEDNSPPWLRIQKKIGSGLVKPLDTEGLKIHMIKNLKELFGYERSSKRDNNKIKWIKKKRDHVDEILVVECQQEETQWTNYRKDELLVKDNIVNEIFDSLLIDTAQVFKKIFLKRNL, from the exons atGTCAGACGAAACAGgcattgttaaaaaaataatagaaacaaaaaaacagaCGGAAGAATTAAAAACTCAATTACAAAACTTAATAGACGAAGGGAAAAATTTATTCCGTCCGTCACAATCAACATCGAATTTGTTAATAAGTAAAAATGAAGAACCGTTAAAATCGCCAAATAAAGtacaaataatgaaatcttACGAAAACAAACATTCCCAACAAAAATCCGATCCGAACATTCCAAGAAAGACTGAAAATACCGACGTCCCCAAGAAATCACGTTCATATGATGTGAAAGAAGCGcgaaaatatattaagaaacaaaaggaaaaacGTCTAGAGCAATCTAAGGTCAATAACGAATCGAAAATAAATGCCgaactacaaaaacaaaaattacaggaattacataaaaaatcGATGTTATTATTAGCTCAAAATGTAAGAGCAAAACGGGAAAGGTCAAACACAAGAGACAAAAATACATATGTAAGGCCACAAGATACTACCACAACACAAAATATAGGAAGGAGTAAATCTATGGATAGAATAAGTAGTACTGGTCCTGGTAAATCCAAAAATCCAAATTTGTTGTACCCTCCATCaccaacatttaaaaataagtcTTTAGATCCCAATGTGaaag cTACTGCTGTGGAAAAAGGTCAACCagaaaaatttgtcatattAGCAAGAAACTTTACCCGCGGAGCTACTAAACGCGAAGCAACTATAAACCAATCAGCTTCTATAACATTCAGACAAAAAATAGATTtagataaaaatacaaatgaaacaCATAAtgatatggaaaatattcaagaatCTAATAATGATAATCAAGATGTAATTTTCAAACCAAACGATAGtccaaaaattaagaaattgcaTCACTTAACAACCCAAAACCTGTTTAATAAAGAGTTCGAAGAAAGTGATAACCAAATACTTTCTTCAGTCAAGCCTTGTGGTGATTCTATAAAAAACATTCTGGAGTATAAATCTCCGCTTTCGAATATCTCTAACATCACTATAAGACCTCAAAATGCTAATTTAGTGGAAAAg GCTAATGAGACATGTACTCCCAAACAAACGCTTAGAGAAGACAATAGTGTGAATAAAAAAGCAGAAGGAATTGCAAAGCATTCGAAAGAAATCCAAACTGAGATTATTCATAGCGAATGCCCAAAGTGGCTAAAAGAACAACCCCCTCAAGCATATccatttaatttcattaatacaGTAACAAGAAAGTTGCAGGTAGCTAACAGTCAAAAACTAAAGACAGACATAGGTATACAAAATTCTTTAATGAGCCCAACGCAAGctgaaaagaaagaaattcCACCATCGGACAACAAAGTAGATTCCAATTGCAAAAAAGATTTGAAATCTTTCATAACTCATACATGTTTAAATTTAGATCCCGCTGCTATAGAACATTTAGAACTTATACCTAAAAAAACGTACGATATACAAAAGATTTCGACGCATATAACCGAAACTGAAAGTGAATCTGATACTTCCAAAAATATCCCGGAGATATCGAGCGAAAGTGGAACTTCcttaaagaaaaacaaagaatcCGTTAGAAAGGCTTTAACGATCAACACAGACAAAATAGATAATATGAAACTAATCTCTCACCGATCCGCATCTCTGATACCCACACAATCAAGTAACAATAACCAAAAATACGATAACAAATCGTCTTACGCGTCGGATTTCAATACAGACATCGAAACTGAATCCAGCTTGGACAGAAGTCGGAGATCTATTATAAGCTTCAACAGATCTGGATACAACAAAGTCATAATACCTCAACCAGAACAACCGAGCGTCGTCCCGTCTCCTAGAAGTCAAACGTCGCGTAGTAAAAACGCTTCGACTATCAATACTGATGATTTATCAAAGAGCATCAGAAGCAACAGAAATGAAAGTGAATCTCGGTTTGGAGAGGTTAAGGAAGTGGGGGAACATCTGTCGATACCCACAACCGAACATTCTAACGTCGATGATGAAGTAAAGAATAACGAAAATCAAATCATAACGTCCAGTAAGAATTCAGCTGCAGATACAGAAATCCGAATGTCCAGTAGCATAAGCACGAACCTCTCGAGatccattaataaaaatatcaatagcAGAAGAGGATCTTCTAGTctcaaagaagaaaatgaaacaaatgtTGTACCTCTAAGTGAACCTAAGATATCTCTAACGAAGGATGCTGATAGGATCAAGTCTAATTGTACAGATAGAAGTAGTCAAATGGTTAGAAATTTGTCTGTGAGATCGAGTAAAGTGTCAACCAAAACGGATGCG aaAGACGCTAatcaaattcatttgaaatttgaagcTGAAATACACCTATTGAATGATTTTAATGAATCTTTAAGGAGATTTTCCGCATTGGAACAG GCATTGGAGACTTTGAAAACCAATAATACGATAACTTCTAAAAATCTTCGAAACGGAAACGTCGAAACGTCTTCGAAGGCGCCAACGAAATCCAACGAAAAAGTTAGATCGAAAGAAAATCAATCGCAAATGTCTCAAATTAACTTTTCCAGAGGTTCCTTCATAAATACGTCTATTGGCGAAGATTTAGATGTTCTGGCAAATTCGAGTCTCGATAAAGACACCAGTCTTCTTTCTACAGGTTTAGAAGtttctaatttgaattcgatCGATCCGTCGATGTCTGTAAATAGCTTGGATCATTTAtcgaatttcgaaaatttacagaATGTCAATTGTGCTGGATTATCCCTTAATATG ttcgAACAACTAATTAAAGACGAAGATGCCCGACTAGAAAATTTGAAgaccattttaaaaattagagAACAAGCTCTACTGGATAGAACTAAAGGTGAATTGGCTTGGTTGGAAATACAAAGAAAACATTTCAAAGAAACCGGGAAATTGCACGAGGCTTCtgttataaagaaaaagcaAAGAGCTATTTTGGTGAATCATCAGaaagaaaaacatgaaatgCAAAG gcTTAAACAAATGCAAAAAGCGGCGTCAATTGAGCGAAAGATAGTTCTCAAAGGGCATCGTAATTTAATTAGACAGCAACTATCGACGGATAATATGTTGACAAAAATGAAGGTACACGTACCGAAGGAACGTAGGTCATCAGGACCATTGAAA gtACTGCAGAGTCATACGGAATCTATAAGATCTGAAACTTCAATTACCAAACGAAGCTCGAGCGATAGGGAGAAAGATGTACTAAGCATCACTTCGACTACTCATCATTCTATCATATCAGAAGTATCTGAAATCGATGTACCTTCTAAAGAAGTACCGTCCTTGGAACGACAAAATTGTATAAAGAG aacTCTTTTGATGCGCGAAGAGGCGTTGAGAAAACGAAGAAAAGCAGCCGAAGAATTGTTACAATGGCACAAAAAGTTattggaagaagaaaaaagaataacCATATTAGAATCCGCAGCCAGTGccataatttctcaaaaacctAATACGGCAGCCGCAAGCGAAAAGTTCAATTTCAAAGGAAAACAACTCAATCAATTATGGTTCAATTTGACAGGTAGCGAAGGAAAGAAATTCGTCGATGACAAAATCTACCCCATGTCTCAACTAGCATTGGAGCGTTTCTGCAAGAGTGCTCGAGAGTATTCgcttaaaacaaaaactttacTCAAAAAATCTAGTGAAAATGATATGAGTGTCAGTGAAAACATTCCGACGCAAAAGACAAGCTCCGACAACGATTATGTATCAGATTTCGAAGTCGAATCTTCACCAATCATAGAAGAACCGGATGTCGTCGACCAGAGCAttgacattttaataaataatttcaatcaaatacaAGATGATATTTCCACATTGAATATAAGCCGGACACGAAAATCAGACGAAAGTCGATCAGATGAAATCGTCAGCGAAGCAGAAATATCAGTCATCGAAACGAATACGTTATTatccaataaacaaaaagctATTTTAGGTTTAATCGAAGACGATAAAGAAACCATCgatgaaaaattttcagaagAATTGAATACTTCTATAAAGGAAAATTCGACAAAAATGAAAACCGACAGTAGTTTAGAAGAATCTGTAAAAACAGGCATACCAGAATTGGAAATGAATGGGGAGGAACCCATAAAACGAAAAGATACTCCAAATTTCAATGATAACAATAAGGAATCGATCGatgaaatttcagaagaattGATGACGTCTGTAAATGAAAACTCTGAGAAAATAATAACCGACATACCAGAGCTAGAACCAATTaaaaatgaaaccaaaaaacaaaaagtaactCAAGGTTTTGATGAAAACCATTCATCCATTCATGATAATTCAGAGGAATTGAATACATCTATAAAGGAAAATTCGGAGAAAATAAGAACCCACAGTATTTTAGAAGAATCTTCAAAAACACACGTACCAGAATTGGAACTAAACGAGAAAGAACCCAAGAAAAGGAAAGTAACTCCAAGtttcaatgaaaacaataaGGAATCCATCAATGAAAATTCAGAGGAAATGAAGACGTCTGTGAAGgaaatttcggaaaaattaaGGACCGATAGTATTTTAGAAGAATCTTTAAAAACAGACATTCCACAATTAGAACTAGAATCAGTTCTAGCAGATTCCtgtgaaaaatcaaaaatttctccTAAGAATATTGAACTTATAATCAAAGATATATCCGTTACatttaacgaaaaaataaatgaaaccaaATTTGAAAAGACAGATGtatcaaatacaaatatatcaagaaaaataaacGATATTTCTATTCCTCACAAAACCTTTATCGACAATGAACTTACTAAAGATGATTTGTTGgtacagaaaaatattgaagatgatATAGCAGTAGAAGAACCACACATTAATACTGTACCAACGGAAACTAAAGAAAGTTTAAACGAATCTCAAGAAATTCTATCGATTTTGGGCGAAACTGAAGTGAAGACCGGTTCTGATGAACAAATAGTTGAGGATCAAACGAAAAATAACTTAACGGAAACGGAAGAAATACTTTCGAAACTGAGTCATATTGTTACAGTGGAAGATACCAGTAGAAAGGAACGAGAAAAGAGTAAAGAAGAACCTGTTTTAAATACTGAAGACGAAACTGAATTGACAGGTTCTCCGCTAAAATCCGAAGATTTGACGAATTCTTCTAAAACCGATCAAGATATGCTGAGTGAATCTTTGATAAGGTTATATGTGATTAGCGGAAGAGATCAGTGGGATAAAGATGATAACGAAGTTTTACAAGACGTTTCTGGCTTAGAACAAATTATTACCAACGGATTAGATGAAAGTAAATTTTTGTTGCAAGTAAAAGATTTAAACCAAGAAGAAGAATCCGGGAAAATCGAAGAAACGAACGTCGTTAATACGAAATGGCAAGAAGGCGATGATGAACTTAAATCAGACGAAGAAAACGAGGAAAGCAAATTAATAGAATCCGATAAATCTAACGAATCTTTTATTATCAACGATGATGTGATTCAAAAGCAAGATGATTCGGAAGAATCAGAAAAGTCATCGAAAGTTCCGGAAGAAATTGAAACAGGCGAGGATTATTCTATAACGGAGGAAGTAAGCAGTGCTAAAACTAGTTCAAAACCGATATCTAATCTTAGCTATggtattattgaaaaatctcGTGTCGAATATACCAATGATGATACTGATGTGAATACCGACAAGGAAGATGGGTGCCAAGAAGAAAAAGAACACGATTCGCTTTCTTCGAACGTCGAAGAATCATTTAGTGATTTATCAGAACAAGTATCGATGGCACATGGTGATATCGATAAAAACAAAACGCTTCTTGAAGAAAAAATCGATCActcgttaataaataaaagtaattctGAGGTTACTGTCGACGTTAAGAAGCGGGTATCCGAAATTTTATCAGATACCAACGCATCTAGAGGCGATAAAAGTCCTAGGCTGCAGGATATTTATGTTACTACTTACGATTTGATCAGCCCGACGAATTCACCCGAAAGAG CTCCCTCGAGTCCTATTGAGGAACATAAATTGGTCACTAGTATATTCAATAGCGAAGCTGAAGAACTTTTGAGAAAACAGTTAGCGGTTGAACAAGAA atcAAAGCCATTACTGAACAGCAAAAAGAACAATTACCTTTAATGTACATCCGAGAAATTCCGAATAAACCACCACCGCCTTATATTCCTCCATCTCCAATAAGTATAATAACTACTCCGACGATTATACCAACCGCCGAGGAAATTGAGGAAATTACATTATATTCAGCGAAAATATTACATAAAGCTTATTTATCGAATAATTTAACAAATGTTAGCATTTCCAATAACACGTTGAGTCTGATATCCAAAAATATCTCCAAGGATTGTTATaagtttgttttcaatttgTGTAAAGAAATCGCACAAGATCATTACAa ACAATTTGAGGAAGATAATTCTCCCCCTTGGTTAcgcattcaaaaaaaaataggatCCGGTCTAGTGAAGCCATTAGATACGGAAGGCTTGAAAATTCATATGATAAAAAACCTTAAAGAACTATTCGGATATGAAAGATCATCTAAACGAGACAATAATAAAATCAAGTGGATCAAGAAGAAACGAGATCATGTTGATGAAATTTTGGTAGTGGAATGCCAACAAGAAGAAACCCAATGGACCAATTATCGAAAAGACGAACTGTTGGTAAAAGATAACAttgttaatgaaatatttgatagttTATTAATCGATACGGCACaggtattcaaaaaaatatttctaaaaagaaatttgtaa